A genomic segment from Tuwongella immobilis encodes:
- a CDS encoding sialate O-acetylesterase family protein, with protein MKHIIRFVAAILAMACLTFPSVAQDAATTDTLRLHAIFGSNMVLQRGKPIAIWGWAAPGAAVIVQLGNDKAEATAAADKGRWEVTFAARDASAEPQTLTVTAGGEKVEMVNIVVGDVWVMYGQSNMAFPLKQVSNRDTESAQANLPNLRLFSITGNEQADPQEDIRREAIDTKGWVASTPETALEFSAIGFVFGKQIQLSTRIPIGVIKNSRGGASMEALVPIQKFQEIPSGKALVESIKAQRASFDLQAESLKTYEKELNDARKKKLPEDKWPKKPVNGENVRSWNIPGKSPSHPASVYNGMFGVFKGYNIKGVLLHHGHNNAMTNNCRPKLYRWMTKALIEGVREDFKDPTIAYGVIGFCAGGRPQTEEDFELQPPGPAYIREAQRLGVEDLKNPLINGYIPAYDVQVPGLHPTRKIEHGQRAARWALNKFYDKKAQWEEAKLLSVKPEGDEMILSFDRRVHADDMTPIIEGFAVAGEDGKFYKAYARNSTKGDFWTAAKIVHVWSPLVPKPVALRYAWGHSPMGNLKVNGHQEMPIPEFRTDSWDLPESEDLTDKGLTREFSKQWQDGGKARLEYRRTEEAKRALEILERLKTLGKPAS; from the coding sequence ATGAAACACATCATCCGATTCGTCGCTGCCATCCTCGCCATGGCGTGCCTCACGTTTCCAAGCGTCGCGCAGGACGCCGCAACAACGGACACACTCAGGCTCCACGCCATCTTCGGCAGCAACATGGTCCTTCAGCGCGGCAAGCCCATTGCCATCTGGGGCTGGGCCGCGCCTGGTGCCGCGGTCATTGTGCAGCTTGGCAATGACAAAGCCGAAGCCACGGCCGCCGCTGACAAGGGACGTTGGGAAGTAACGTTTGCGGCCCGTGATGCCAGTGCAGAGCCGCAGACTTTGACCGTCACCGCGGGTGGGGAAAAAGTCGAGATGGTCAACATCGTCGTTGGCGATGTGTGGGTCATGTATGGTCAGAGCAACATGGCGTTTCCGCTGAAACAAGTGTCGAATAGGGATACCGAATCCGCGCAGGCCAACCTGCCGAACCTGCGCCTCTTTTCCATCACCGGCAACGAGCAGGCGGATCCGCAGGAGGATATCCGCCGCGAGGCCATCGATACCAAGGGCTGGGTCGCTTCCACCCCGGAGACCGCACTCGAGTTTTCCGCCATCGGATTTGTGTTCGGTAAGCAGATTCAGCTTTCGACGCGCATCCCCATCGGCGTGATCAAGAACTCCCGTGGCGGCGCCTCGATGGAAGCACTGGTGCCCATCCAGAAGTTTCAGGAAATCCCTTCCGGCAAGGCGCTGGTTGAGTCCATCAAGGCCCAGCGTGCCAGCTTCGACCTCCAGGCCGAGTCCCTGAAGACCTATGAAAAAGAGCTCAACGATGCTCGCAAGAAGAAGCTTCCAGAAGACAAGTGGCCGAAGAAGCCGGTCAATGGAGAGAACGTTCGCTCCTGGAACATTCCCGGCAAAAGCCCGAGCCATCCCGCCAGCGTGTACAACGGCATGTTTGGCGTTTTCAAAGGCTACAACATCAAGGGCGTGTTGCTCCATCATGGGCACAACAATGCGATGACCAACAACTGTCGTCCGAAACTCTACCGCTGGATGACCAAAGCCCTCATCGAAGGCGTGCGTGAAGATTTCAAAGATCCGACGATTGCCTACGGCGTGATCGGTTTCTGTGCCGGCGGCAGACCGCAGACTGAGGAGGATTTTGAGCTCCAGCCCCCGGGCCCCGCGTACATCCGCGAGGCCCAGCGTCTGGGTGTGGAAGACCTCAAGAATCCGCTCATCAACGGCTACATCCCCGCGTACGACGTGCAGGTGCCGGGACTTCACCCGACCAGAAAAATCGAGCACGGCCAACGCGCGGCACGTTGGGCGCTCAACAAGTTCTACGACAAGAAGGCGCAATGGGAAGAAGCAAAGCTGCTCTCTGTGAAACCCGAAGGGGATGAAATGATCCTCAGCTTCGACCGTCGCGTGCATGCGGACGACATGACCCCCATCATCGAAGGCTTCGCTGTCGCGGGGGAGGATGGCAAGTTCTACAAAGCCTACGCCCGCAACTCGACCAAGGGCGACTTCTGGACCGCAGCGAAGATTGTCCATGTTTGGAGTCCGTTGGTGCCCAAGCCAGTTGCCTTGCGCTATGCGTGGGGACACAGCCCGATGGGCAACCTCAAAGTGAATGGCCACCAGGAAATGCCGATTCCCGAGTTTCGTACGGATTCCTGGGATCTTCCTGAGAGCGAGGATCTGACCGACAAAGGTCTCACCAGGGAGTTCTCCAAGCAGTGGCAGGATGGTGGAAAGGCCCGCCTTGAATACCGCCGTACCGAGGAAGCCAAGCGTGCTCTCGAAATCCTCGAACGCCTCAAAACTCTCGGCAAACCAGCCTCATAA